CTGAAAATAAAAAACCTGAATGTCTTATGGACATAGGCACCATTGCTGTGAAAAAATTGAGAAAAGATGGAAAACTAAAAGATTTAGATGAATCAGATGAAATAAATGCATGCAGTATAGTTGTAGATGCAGATATAAATGGGAAAAATGAAAAATGGCTTGTAATGTTTAAAAATGAAACCCATAACCATCCCACAGAGATTGAGCCTTTTGGAGGAGCTGCAACCTGTCTTGGAGGGGCAATACGTGATCCACTGTCTGGAAGATCCTATGTATATCAGGCCATGAGAGTTACAGGGAGTGGAGATCCAAGAACCAAGGTGGAGAATACACTGAAAGGAAAACTCCCACAGAAGAAAATAACCCTAGGAGCGGCAGAAGGGTATAGTTCCTATGGAAATCAGATAGGCCTTGCAACTGGAATGGTTTCTGAAATATATGATGAAGGATATGTGGCAAAGAGAATGGAAATAGGTGCAGTTATAGCTGCAGTTCCCTTTGAAAATGTAAAAAGAGAAAAACCCGTAACTTCCGATGTAATAATACTTTTAGGTGGAAGGACAGGAAGAGATGGCTGTGGCGGAGCCACAGGTTCTTCTAAAAAACATACAGAATCTTCAATACTCACATCTGGAGCAGAAGTACAAAAGGGTAATCCAGTCACTGAAAGAAAAATTCAAAGGTTATTTAGAAAGCCAGAGGTAAGCAAGCTTATTAAAAGGTGTAATGACTTTGGTGCAGGAGGAGTATCTGTAGCCATAGGGGAACTTACAGAAGGGCTTGAAATAAATTTAGATTTGGTACCTAAAAAGTATGAAGGTTTAGATGGAACTGAACTTGCCATTTCAGAATCTCAAGAACGTATGGCAGTGGTTGTATCGAGAGAAAATCAGGACAGGTTTATAGAATATGCAAGGCAGGAAAATTTAGAGGCAACTAAAGTAGCTGATGTTACAGGGGATAACAGATTAAAGATGTTCTGGAGAGGGGATGCCATTGTAGATTTAAGCAGAGAATTTTTAGATACCAATGGAGTAAGGGCATCAGTGGAGGTTAAAGTAAAATCTCCTGAGGATAAAAGCTATTTTCAGAAAAATATTTCAGATAAAAAGTATGAAAATAATAACATAAGAGAACTGTGGATTAAAACTTTAAAAGATTTAAATGTGTGCAGTCAAAAAGGACTGGTGGAGAGATTTGACAGCAGCATAGGTGCTTCTACTGTACTTATGCCTTTTGGAGGAAAATATCAGGATACCCCTACAGAAGCTATGGCAGCAAAATTGCCTGTATTAAATGGAGATACCAATACTGCCACAATAATGAGCTATGGGTATAATCCAGATATTGCTAAGTGGAGCCCTTTTCATGGAGCAGTTTATGCAGTGGTGGAATCTGCAGCTAAAATTGCAGCTTCAGGAGGGGATGTAAATAATATAAAACTTACTTTTCAGGAGTATTTTGAAAAACTTGGCAAAGAGCCGGAAAGGTGGGGGAAGCCTTTTTCTGCCCTGCTTGGAGCCCTTTATGCCCAAGAACAATTTGGCATAGCAGCTATAGGTGGAAAAGACAGTATGTCAGGAAGCTTTAAGGATATGGATGTTCCACCTACTTTAGTTTCATTTGCAGTTAGTACAGCAAGAGCTGACAAAATTATATCCCCAGAGTTTAAAGGTTATGAAAATTATGTAGTGGTTATACCTGCATTAAGGGATGAATTTTCTCTTCCAGATATTAAAAAACTCAAAGAAAATTATGGCATCATAAATAGTATGATTAAAGAAGGTCAAGTGTTGTCTGCCCATACCGTAAAAAGTGGGGGAATATGTGAAGCTGTGAGCAAAATGAGTTTTGGAAATAGAATTGGGATGAAGTTTAAAGATGATATAAGTTTCAAAGAATTATTTTCTCCAGAGTATGGTTCTATTATACTAGAAATAGATTCAAAAATAGATGTTGATGAAAAGCTTAAAAACACAGGGTTTAAACTCATTGGATTTACTCAAAAAGATCAATTTATAGAAGTAAATGGAGAAAAAATATCTATTTTGGATATGGTAGGTTCTTGGGAGGAAAGTCTTGAAAATATTTTTCCTACTTACGTTCCAGAAGAAAATAAGAAAATAGAAGTAGAATATTTTAAAAGAAATAATAAAATTTCTCCCGCCGTAAAAATAGCAGTTCCAAAGGTGATTATACCTGTATTTCCTGGAACTAATTGTGAATATGATACAGAAAAAGCCTTTAAAAAAGCAGGGGCTCAAGTAGAAACTGTTATAATCAAAAATTTGGCAGGCACGCAGATAGAGGAATCTGTAGATGCAGTTGTAAAGGGAATAAATTCTTCCCAGATTATTATGCTTCCCGGAGGATTTAGTGCAGGAGATGAACCGGAGGGTTCAGGTAAATTTATT
This genomic interval from Clostridium kluyveri contains the following:
- a CDS encoding phosphoribosylformylglycinamidine synthase, translating into MSVKRLFVEKKKGFDIEAQGLLKDIRESLGIYHLEDIKVVNRYDIENIDDREYEKSKYIIFSEKTVDNIYEEEIDMEENTKVFAVEYLPGQYDQRADSASQCIQILTQSEKTQIASSKVYILYGDISEEEFVKIKNYCINPVDSREASLEKLDSLESELVIPESVEILDGFIEKDKEKLEEFIETKGLAMSIEDLIFCQRYFKEKEGRDPTITEIKVIDTYWSDHCRHTTFMTELTDVSIEDGKFSTPIKNTYEDYLKLRNRIYTENKKPECLMDIGTIAVKKLRKDGKLKDLDESDEINACSIVVDADINGKNEKWLVMFKNETHNHPTEIEPFGGAATCLGGAIRDPLSGRSYVYQAMRVTGSGDPRTKVENTLKGKLPQKKITLGAAEGYSSYGNQIGLATGMVSEIYDEGYVAKRMEIGAVIAAVPFENVKREKPVTSDVIILLGGRTGRDGCGGATGSSKKHTESSILTSGAEVQKGNPVTERKIQRLFRKPEVSKLIKRCNDFGAGGVSVAIGELTEGLEINLDLVPKKYEGLDGTELAISESQERMAVVVSRENQDRFIEYARQENLEATKVADVTGDNRLKMFWRGDAIVDLSREFLDTNGVRASVEVKVKSPEDKSYFQKNISDKKYENNNIRELWIKTLKDLNVCSQKGLVERFDSSIGASTVLMPFGGKYQDTPTEAMAAKLPVLNGDTNTATIMSYGYNPDIAKWSPFHGAVYAVVESAAKIAASGGDVNNIKLTFQEYFEKLGKEPERWGKPFSALLGALYAQEQFGIAAIGGKDSMSGSFKDMDVPPTLVSFAVSTARADKIISPEFKGYENYVVVIPALRDEFSLPDIKKLKENYGIINSMIKEGQVLSAHTVKSGGICEAVSKMSFGNRIGMKFKDDISFKELFSPEYGSIILEIDSKIDVDEKLKNTGFKLIGFTQKDQFIEVNGEKISILDMVGSWEESLENIFPTYVPEENKKIEVEYFKRNNKISPAVKIAVPKVIIPVFPGTNCEYDTEKAFKKAGAQVETVIIKNLAGTQIEESVDAVVKGINSSQIIMLPGGFSAGDEPEGSGKFIATFFRNSKIKEAVMEFLNKRDGLMLGICNGFQALIKLGLVPFGKIRDIDESCPTLTYNKIGRHVSTIVNTKVISNLSPWFNNAEVGDIHSIAVSHGEGRFVAAEDVIDKLKIKGQIATQYVDLNGNASCDVRFNPNGSYFAVEGITSPDGRILGKMGHSERIGENVFKNIPGEKDQKLFEAGVNYFKI